The genomic stretch TCTTGCTGTCTTGTGCACCCATCCACACCACTGACATGGCCTGCCCTGTCGTTTTTAGCCCACATTGGGAAGTACCAGCCCTGCATGCCCTTGGGAGAGCTGAAATTGAAgccaaactgtaaaaacaaaaagtgaaaatttcaTACAGTTTTCATACCAGTGAAAATGTCTGCTCAAACACAGTGAATGTATAACTCAGCAGCCCCCCCACTCCCAAGGGACACTGCAAGCCCAAAGGTTacaaaagaaagttttattaaCTTTTAGGAAGGGAAACACATTCTCACTTCAACTGGGGAGCATGACAATCCCCAGCTTGGGGGCAGGGTGCAGCTGCCTTCAGTCCTGGTGGCGGGCAGAGTGGCCAGAAGTAAAAGCCCAAAATGCCccttgcagctggggaggagcaTCCTACAGGTGCAAGTCAGCCCACAGCTTCTCAGTCCTGAGACGAGAAAAAGCTGCTTCTCAGCACTGCCTGAATAACTGCTTCAGCCATGCAGGCTTCCCCTGGGGCTGTGGCCTGGCCCCAGGTAGCAAAGTTTATAAAACCTGCCAACAATAGTGTAAAGCATATGGAAAAGCTCACCAAAGCCTGGAAGATTTCCTTAGCTGCCTTTGGCATCTGAGCCCACAGGAGTGCTCAGCCAGGAGCAGGTCGGCCTGGGAGCCGAGCCAGGCGGCAGCACAGTGCCTGCGTAGCAGGAACACGCTGGGGCATTGGGAGCATCTGCAAAGAGGAGCTTAGTGCTGACAACCCGAAGTCTGAACCCTTCCCAGTGTTTCTAAGAAATCTGAAGTAACATTCTTATGCCTATagtataaatacataaatacttTTAACAAAAGACTTTAAGGGTGTACAGCCAGCAGTGAGATGCTCAAATGTTGCTGGAGTTCATTGGGAGCCAGGTAGCCAACTCGCCCTTGAAATCTGCCCCACTTCAACCAAAAATACAACAGTCACTGGCTGTGCTCAGGTCACACGCTGcctgcagtgcaggcagggcaggactTGTCCTCAGCTGCCACAAGCTGTAATGAGAGGAGGGATGCGCAGCCCAGGATCGCTGAGAGCAGTCTGACTTCAGCAGGAGCCAGGAAGGGTGCACATGGGTGCACAGACGCATCGTCAAGGTCATGCCTGTGAATCTCTTTGTGGTGCATACCTGTATGACAAGGTCTACTGCGAGGCTCACAGGAACCACCTGAGTCCTCCCAGAAGAAAGGATGCACAGACCTGCAGGTTTCACTTGGTCCATGGGAGACAACCCACCAAATCCAGAGTCTTCCTGGTTTTCCAAATTTTTATGTGCCTGAATCATTTTTGGGTCAAGccagtctgtgtgtgtgtgcttgaaGGAGATTCTCCTTCAACTTAACACCTCCGAGAGCTGGTGTCAAGATGTAAATGTCCCACCAGATATTCCCTCAGCTCAGGCTTCAGTAGTCTGCAGATAGCTGGAACAGCCAGTGGGCCTCCGCGCTTAAAAGCTGCTCCTAAAAAACTCACAAGTCACTGCAGGACCTGCATTTCTGCTCTCCAGTGCAGTCCTGATAGTTCATTTCAAAATACCAGCTTCCTTTTGTGGCCTTTACCTGACAGAGAGCATTTATCTGGATCACTGCAAAGGAAGTCCCTTGCCACCTCTTCCCTGTCTCCTGCCTTGCCAGGCAAAGGGCTGTTGAGCAGATCtgttctcctccttcttcaaaTGGCTTCAAGACACTTGAGGTATCTTCCTGATttatcagatttttattttagcaaatatACAGCACATTTGTACTATATACAGATACTGTCAAGTAAATAGAGAAACCCAGGGTTTCTCTAAATATGAGCTAAGCTTAGGtgattttctttggttttcatttctgttctcctCAAGGGCTCTGCGCATCCCCTTCTCCCGTGTTAGAAAGATCCATCCTAGGTAGCAAAACAGCTGCACAGAGTTCCAAAGAGATGAACACGGCATGCACTATATAAAGGCCATTTGCACTGTGATTTacctgcactccagctgaggCTTTCGGCAGCCCCAAGGAGGGAGGCTAGAGCAGTCTGCCTGTACAAGTACAGCCTGTGAGAACAAGCCTCCCACACGCGAATGGGTTGGTAGGAAAGGCTGTACTTTATATGTTACATTTCATACGTCATCTTCTACAGCGAGCAAATGAAGGGACTTAGTAACACAAGGCTAAACGACAAATCGTCGATGGTAGCATTGGAGCTGGTCCACAGGGCGATGTTATCTTGAGCAAACAAGTAGAGCACTGTGGTGAAATGTACTGCACCACTGCTGTCCTGGATAGTTTGCTCCCAGAGGAACCCGCTGGTcttgtctgtcttctgcagTATCAGCTTCAGCGAGCCCTCCTTGTCAAAGGTGATATCACCCTTCAAAGACACTAGGTAGAGGCCATCACAGGTGATCATGATGGAACCATTTCTGATCTGAATAGAGCCTACTTCAGCAGTGAGATTCATGGCTACTCCTCCGTTGCTTTTACCTGTaatggaagaaagcaaaggtgATCCCATGATGACAAATGTCTTCTTGGAAATGGGTTGTTTTATACCGCCTGACTGCAGGAAAGGTGGAAAAATataggaaaggaagagagtgAACTAGAGAATAGGGCAGACCAGAGCTAGAATATCATCTATTCTAGACAGGCATCATCTACAGTGGAAATTTTCAGGTTCCCACTCCTGAGCAAGCTGTGTCTTCTGGACTACAACTCCAGTTTATGTGAATTATTCCTCCACGTTTCTATTTATGCACTATTTATTTACTGCATGTCTTACTTAAAATGCAGACAAGTTAAGTTTAGGAAGCACAGGTTcctaaaaagaacagaaaataaggaCAGTAaataagaagaggaaaaagtgttGAGAGctagaaggaagagaaaaagtgcTTTCTCTGGAGATGCTAGTAACATAAGTCCTTgtctttgggtttgttttttggtttttgggttttttttttaacagaagacaAGACAGAAGAGCAGTgtagagacagaaaaggaagaaacaaatgaaTACAGAGGAGAGCCAGGAGAAATTAAACCAGAGCTTAGCATGAAAGGTTTTCTCTTGGAACGAGCAGTAACAGTTCCCACAGCTATGCTGGAAATGTTTCCCTGCTGTGCTCCT from Pelecanus crispus isolate bPelCri1 chromosome 5, bPelCri1.pri, whole genome shotgun sequence encodes the following:
- the TNFSF4 gene encoding tumor necrosis factor ligand superfamily member 4, yielding MEGQPDVEPRNQDQMDHEREPVEDEWKSWQRGQVRNTLHLVSAAAQWILLLACLIYLGIDSLQPSTPRSDKVPWTHIRYSGKSNGGVAMNLTAEVGSIQIRNGSIMITCDGLYLVSLKGDITFDKEGSLKLILQKTDKTSGFLWEQTIQDSSGAVHFTTVLYLFAQDNIALWTSSNATIDDLSFSLVLLSPFICSL